One Phaseolus vulgaris cultivar G19833 chromosome 11, P. vulgaris v2.0, whole genome shotgun sequence genomic window carries:
- the LOC137821268 gene encoding sec1 family domain-containing protein MIP3 — protein MATVDIIKSCIDSIRQISEHIQDSTVYLDAGSTESFQFLGAYPILLELGARAICSLENMCALDVVVDWNSNSDPARKLVVITSSLLSDAHRYILRCLTTHQVVRQCIIFTSISETAHSAFPDSPLGPDAYHEYESLLVQDYEELVKKSRTKPGQGKLHVEDGGRSGFPSSVEDVLNLEASPSGRDFYENNPLDYVEQSVLKLVVSVYHFPMILCPISPRVFVLPSEGLVSEAQLSTKHEDSISLGLPPLSTGILSDADDVPPGATLTAHFLYHLAAKMDLKMEIFSLGDMSKSVGKVLTDMSSLYDVGRRKRSAGLLLIDRTLDVLTPCCHGDSLVDRIFSSLPRRNRTISGKGSGSQFKLGSFYLHRAPLDVQIPLARILDEQDWKIDNFSLLESVEAFLCGWNSGNSDSQLSDLIDLGQKIHDKPSHTDAEILTGSFVSSENFLGMPLLEAILDRRTKDGALLVKKWLQETLRRENVAVNVKSRPGVATKPEIRAMIKALSRNQSSLLRNKGIIQLASATLFALEESNYTQWDAFSSAEKILSVSSGETSQSLAIQIGDHINKSALLGSRVNKGKREISKGLLSLQDALLLMIIGYILAGENFPTSSADGPFSWQEEHLLKEAVVDALFENPSVANLKFLDGLREELETNVVSKIKSQGTAEESSELDIDDFDDDQWGKWGDEDGDDDNKNEQVYGDVQLKLELRDRVDNLFKFLHKLSDLKRKNIPLRDGSLTMEANFDEDRKGLLYKLLTRVLGKYDVPGLEYHSSTVGRLFKSGFGRFGLGQAKPSLADQNVILVFVIGGINGLEVREAHEALAESGRPDIELLVGGTTLLTSNDMLDLLLGDSSCF, from the exons ATATCAGAGCATATTCAAGATTCTACTGTTTATTTAGATGCCGGATCTACAGAAAGTTTCCAATTTTTGGGGGCATATCCAATACTTCTTGAACTTGGAGCACGGGCTATTTGTAGTTTGGAAAACATGTGTGCACTTGATGTT GTTGTTGATTGGAACTCAAATTCTGATCCTGCGAGGAAACTTGTGGTTATCACATCAAGTCTACTAAGTGATGCTCACCGGTATATTTTACGTTGCCTGACCACACATCAAGTTGTTCGTCAATGCATTATATTTACATCTATCTCAGAG ACAGCACACTCAGCATTTCCTGATTCACCTCTGGGACCAGATGCATATCATGAATATGAATCCTTACTGGTTCAAGATTATGAAGAACTAGTTAAGAAATCACGGACAAAACCTGGACAGGGAAAGCTTCACGTTGAAGATGGAGGACGTTCAGGGTTTCCTTCCAGTGTAGAGGATGTTCTTAATCTTGAAGCTAGTCCAAGTGGAAGAGATTTTTATGAGAACAATCCATTAGATTACGTTGAACAATCAGTGCTGAAATTGGTTGTTTCTGTTTATCATTTTCCCATGATTTTATGTCCCATTTCACCACGAGTATTTGTTCTACCATCAGAAGGGTTGGTATCTGAAGCACAGTTATCAACTAAGCATGAAGATTCCATTAGTCTTGGTTTGCCTCCGTTAAGTACTGGTATTCTCTCTGATGCTGACGATGTGCCTCCAGGGGCTACTCTTACGGCACACTTTCTCTACCATTTGGCTGCTAAG ATGGACTTGAAAATGGAAATTTTCTCCCTTGGTGATATGTCAAAATCTGTGGGAAAAGTTTTGACAGACATGTCAAGTCTTTATGACGTAGGCCGCCGTAAACGATCAGCAGGGCTGTTACTCATTGATCGTACACTTGATGTTCTCACTCCTTGCTGCCATGGGGACTCACTTGTTGACCGCATATTTTCTTCTTTGCCCCGTAGAAATAGAACAATTTCTGGTAAAGGTTCAGGAAGCCAATTCAAACTTGGTTCTTTCTACCTGCATCGTGCTCCTTTAGATGTTCAGATACCACTTGCAAGGATCCTCGATGAACAAGATTGGAAAATAGACAATTTTTCTCTTTTAGAAAGCGTTGAGGCTTTTTTGTGTGGGTGGAATTCTGGTAATTCTGATTCTCAGTTGTCTGACTTGATTGACCTTGGCCAGAAAATTCATGACAAGCCTAGTCACACTGATGCAGAGATACTTACTGGGTCCTTTGTCTCTTCTGAAAATTTCCTTGGAATGCCACTTTTGGAAGCTATTCTAGATAGAAGAACGAAAGATGGGGCCTTACTGGTAAAGAAATGGCTACAAGAAACTCTGCGCAGGGAAAATGTTGCCGTGAATGTGAAGTCTCGTCCTGGTGTTGCTACAAAACCGGAGATACGAGCTATGATCAAAGCTTTGTCCAGGAACCAATCCTCTTTGCTAAGGAACAAGGGAATTATCCAATTGGCTTCTGCCACGTTATTTGCCCTTGAAGAATCAAATTATACCCAATGGGATGCATTTAGCAGTGCAGAGAAAATTCTGAGTGTAAGTTCCGGAGAAACAAGTCAAAGTCTTGCCATTCAAATTGGTGATCATATCAACAAGAGTGCTCTTTTGGGATCACGTGTAAATAAAGGGAAAAGGGAGATCTCAAAGGGGTTACTTTCTTTGCAAGATGCTTTGCTGTTGATGATCATTGGATATATATTGGCTGGTGAGAATTTTCCAACATCTAGTGCTGACGGGCCATTTTCTTGGCAAGAGGAACATTTGTTAAAAGAAGCTGTTGTAGACGCGCTTTTTGAAAATCCTTCAGTAGCAAATCTCAAGTTTCTAGATGGACTAAGAGAAGAGCTTGAAACTAATGTTGTTAGCAAGATAAAATCTCAGGGAACTGCTGAAGAATCTTCAGAACTAGATATTGATGATTTTGATGATGATCAATGGGGAAAATGGGGTGACGAAGATGGTGATGATGACAATAAAAATGAACAAGTATATGGTGATGTGCAACTGAAGTTGGAGTTGCGTGATAGGGTGGACAAccttttcaaatttcttcacaAGTTATCTGACCTGAAAAGAAAGAATATACCATTGAGGGATGGATCGTTGACCATGGAAGCTAATTTTGATGAGGATAGAAAAGGATTGCTTTATAAGCTACTAACAAGGGTGTTGGGCAAGTACGACGTGCCTGGGTTAGAATACCATTCTTCCACTGTCGGACGCCTCTTTAAGAGTGGCTTTGGAAGATTTGGCCTTGGTCAG GCCAAACCAAGTCTTGCTGATCAAAATGTCATTTTGGTGTTTGTTATTGGGGGCATTAATGGGCTCGAG GTGCGTGAGGCTCACGAGGCATTGGCTGAAAGTGGAAGACCTGATATTGAGTTGCTAGTTGGTGGAACAACTCTTCTCACTTCTAATGACATGCTCGATTTACTGCTAGGGGATTCAAGCTGCTTTTAA